A stretch of the Acanthopagrus latus isolate v.2019 chromosome 9, fAcaLat1.1, whole genome shotgun sequence genome encodes the following:
- the cep97 gene encoding centrosomal protein of 97 kDa isoform X2, with the protein MQKLDPSFMCSDDTHTLILDRNHIMKLDHLERSPGLQQLSVASNRLVRMMGVSRLTELRVLNLPNNSIGYIEGLRDLPHLEWLNLSGNNIKVIEQLNNCVSLKHLDLSDNNISTIGDLTKLVALKTILLHGNSITTLRTVPAHLPAHLSILSLAENEIRDLNEASYLAPLHDLEQLSIMSNPCVMATPSLPGFDYRPYIMSWCLSLKVLDGYVVSQKEGLKAEWLYSQGKGRSYRPGQHVQLVQYLATVCPLTSSPALETAEDAKLEKILNKQRFHQRQLLEEGQGGCHSPPRPTQLDVESHSPSHAVPQGGARDMNKISASAPATAPAVQETEPVRQFNTWMSPDSSHPSLPVVRSPRPGEEHMYLEDVQTDEDKLNGSMLSSASTFLPFVSDLDPQATHSDSEDETETFEPDSLAPKRPAQHKKHNTNKTHHSPPVDKRERGPEEDTISGTATTAGTLEVRVSTPQNDLETPCDFGKAEMKEAPKQEEVGTCASKSSLMEADKAAVKIQSWWRGQHTRCCHPMAREVRSEIRLRRMQEHIVFLTERFDRMQQQYEEERLQRLVQEEAVKFLWKELQSMQQWKQSVEQQLACITRAAIPPQILAPGLCAAAPLVASSKTNPPSTDVSFPDSGFQSSDQQAVQEDSFLSSGTADSLKTVRALSPVRIDGEDSADCSLLEQYLSSVQQREEEAEEVISDRTETPQPSSPTSPSKTAQSNSPQQKAADNQSEVQRMEETTPGPV; encoded by the exons ATGCAAAAGCTGGATCCTAGTTTCATGTGCTCCGATGACACTCACACTCTCATCCTGGACCGTAACCACATCATGAAACTGGACCATCTGGAAAGGAGCCCAGGCCTTCAGCAA CTTTCTGTTGCCAGTAACCGTCTAGTAAGAATGATGGGCGTGTCTCGGCTAACAGAGTTGAGAGTCCTCAATCTTCCCAACAACAGTATTGGATACATCGAAGGGCTAAGAGATCTGCCACATCTGGAATGGCTCAACCTGTCTGGGAACAATATTAAG GTCATTGAGCAACTCAACAACTGTGTGTCCCTTAAACACCTGGATCTGTCTGACAATAACATATCTACCATTGGTGATCTGACTAAACTAGTGGCATTAAAG ACAATTTTGCTCCATGGAAACAGCATTACAACACTCCGCACTGTTCCTGCTCACCTACCTGCCCATTTATCCATCCTCTCCCTGGCAGAAAATGAGATAAGAGATCTAAATGAA GCGTCTTACTTGGCACCTCTCCATGACCTGGAGCAGCTGTCTATTATGAGCAATCCTTGTGTTATGGCGACCCCCTCATTACCAGGTTTTGATTATCGACCATATATCATGAGTTGGTGCCTGAGCCTTAAGGTCCTTGATGGTTATGTGGTGTCACAGAAAGAAGG TCTCAAAGCAGAGTGGCTCTACAGTCAAGGCAAAGGACGTTCATATCGACCAGGTCAGCATGTTCAGCTGGTTCAGTACCTGGCCACTGTTTGCCCTCTGACGTCATCACCGGCTCTGGAGACGGCAGAGGATGCCAAACTTGAGAAGATCCTCAATAAGCAAAG GTTTCACCAAAGACAGCTGTTAGAGGAGGGCCAAGGAGGCTGTCATAGTCCTCCTCGTCCAACTCAGCTAGATGTGGAGAGTCACAGTCCCTCACATGCCGTCCCACAGGGGGGAGCCAGAGACATGAATAAAATCAGTGCATCTGCACCAGCCACTGCTCCGGCAGTCCAGGAGACAG AGCCTGTCAGGCAGTTTAATACCTGGATGAGCCCCGATTCCTCCCACCCATCATTGCCTGTGGTTCGCAGTCCAAGGCCAGGAGAGGAGCATATGTATTTGGAGGATGTGCAGACAGATGAGGACAAACTCAACGGCAGCATGCTCTCCTCAGCCTCCACCTTTCTGCCCTTCGTGTCTGATCTGGATCCACAGGCAACTCACTCTGACAGTGAAGACGAGACAGAGACATTTGAACCCGACTCCCTGGCTCCAAAGCGGCCAGCACAGCacaaaaagcacaacacaaacaagacacatCATTCTCCCCCAGTGGATAAACGAGAGAGGGGTCCTGAAGAGGATACTATTTCTGGTACTGCCACAACAGCTGGAACTCTAGAGGTCAGAGTTAGCACACCGCAAAATGATCTGGAAACGCCATGTGACTTTGGTAAAGCAGAGATGAAAGAAGCCCCCAAGCAGGAAGAAGTTGGGACGTGTGCCAGTAAATCAAGTTTGATGGAAGCAGACAAGGCAGCGGTTAAAATACAGTCATGGTGGAGGGGACAGCACACACGCTGTTGTCACCCCATGGCCAGAGAGGTGCGCAGTGAAATACGTCTGCGCAGGATGCAAGAACACATTGTCTTCCTGACTGAAAGGTTTGACAG GATGCAGCAGCAGTATGAAGAAGAGAGGTTACAAAGGCTGGTTCAGGAGGAAGCCGTTAAGTTTCTGTGGAAAGAG CTCCAGTCTATGCAGCAATGGAAACAAtctgtggagcagcagctggcctGCATTACTCGGGCTGCTATCCCTCCTCAGATCTTGGCTCCTGGATTATGTGCAGCTGCCCCGCTTGTTGCATCCAGCAAGACAAACCCACCCAGCACAGATGTGTCTTTCCCAGACTCCGGCTTCCAGTCAAGTGATcagcaggcagtgcaggaggACAGCTTCCTGAGCAGCGGGACAGCAGACTCACTGAAGACAGTACGAGCACTGAGCCCTGTTCGTATTGATGGCGAGGACAGCGCAGACTGCAGCCTGTTGGAGCAGTACCTCTCCTctgtgcagcagagggaggaggaggctgaggaggtgATCAGTGACAGAACAGAAACGCCACAACCCTCCTCACCAACATCACCCAGCAAAACAGCACAGTCCAACTCCCCCCAGCAGAAGGCAGCAGACAACCAATCAGAAGTGCAAAGAATGGAGGAAACCACTCCTGGCCCTGTTTGA
- the cep97 gene encoding centrosomal protein of 97 kDa isoform X1, protein MGVSDLQIDTNAGPVVDLSARGMQKLDPSFMCSDDTHTLILDRNHIMKLDHLERSPGLQQLSVASNRLVRMMGVSRLTELRVLNLPNNSIGYIEGLRDLPHLEWLNLSGNNIKVIEQLNNCVSLKHLDLSDNNISTIGDLTKLVALKTILLHGNSITTLRTVPAHLPAHLSILSLAENEIRDLNEASYLAPLHDLEQLSIMSNPCVMATPSLPGFDYRPYIMSWCLSLKVLDGYVVSQKEGLKAEWLYSQGKGRSYRPGQHVQLVQYLATVCPLTSSPALETAEDAKLEKILNKQRFHQRQLLEEGQGGCHSPPRPTQLDVESHSPSHAVPQGGARDMNKISASAPATAPAVQETEPVRQFNTWMSPDSSHPSLPVVRSPRPGEEHMYLEDVQTDEDKLNGSMLSSASTFLPFVSDLDPQATHSDSEDETETFEPDSLAPKRPAQHKKHNTNKTHHSPPVDKRERGPEEDTISGTATTAGTLEVRVSTPQNDLETPCDFGKAEMKEAPKQEEVGTCASKSSLMEADKAAVKIQSWWRGQHTRCCHPMAREVRSEIRLRRMQEHIVFLTERFDRMQQQYEEERLQRLVQEEAVKFLWKELQSMQQWKQSVEQQLACITRAAIPPQILAPGLCAAAPLVASSKTNPPSTDVSFPDSGFQSSDQQAVQEDSFLSSGTADSLKTVRALSPVRIDGEDSADCSLLEQYLSSVQQREEEAEEVISDRTETPQPSSPTSPSKTAQSNSPQQKAADNQSEVQRMEETTPGPV, encoded by the exons ATGGGTGTATCAGACTTACAAATAGATACAAATGCTG GACCTGTGGTGGATCTTTCAGCCCGGGGTATGCAAAAGCTGGATCCTAGTTTCATGTGCTCCGATGACACTCACACTCTCATCCTGGACCGTAACCACATCATGAAACTGGACCATCTGGAAAGGAGCCCAGGCCTTCAGCAA CTTTCTGTTGCCAGTAACCGTCTAGTAAGAATGATGGGCGTGTCTCGGCTAACAGAGTTGAGAGTCCTCAATCTTCCCAACAACAGTATTGGATACATCGAAGGGCTAAGAGATCTGCCACATCTGGAATGGCTCAACCTGTCTGGGAACAATATTAAG GTCATTGAGCAACTCAACAACTGTGTGTCCCTTAAACACCTGGATCTGTCTGACAATAACATATCTACCATTGGTGATCTGACTAAACTAGTGGCATTAAAG ACAATTTTGCTCCATGGAAACAGCATTACAACACTCCGCACTGTTCCTGCTCACCTACCTGCCCATTTATCCATCCTCTCCCTGGCAGAAAATGAGATAAGAGATCTAAATGAA GCGTCTTACTTGGCACCTCTCCATGACCTGGAGCAGCTGTCTATTATGAGCAATCCTTGTGTTATGGCGACCCCCTCATTACCAGGTTTTGATTATCGACCATATATCATGAGTTGGTGCCTGAGCCTTAAGGTCCTTGATGGTTATGTGGTGTCACAGAAAGAAGG TCTCAAAGCAGAGTGGCTCTACAGTCAAGGCAAAGGACGTTCATATCGACCAGGTCAGCATGTTCAGCTGGTTCAGTACCTGGCCACTGTTTGCCCTCTGACGTCATCACCGGCTCTGGAGACGGCAGAGGATGCCAAACTTGAGAAGATCCTCAATAAGCAAAG GTTTCACCAAAGACAGCTGTTAGAGGAGGGCCAAGGAGGCTGTCATAGTCCTCCTCGTCCAACTCAGCTAGATGTGGAGAGTCACAGTCCCTCACATGCCGTCCCACAGGGGGGAGCCAGAGACATGAATAAAATCAGTGCATCTGCACCAGCCACTGCTCCGGCAGTCCAGGAGACAG AGCCTGTCAGGCAGTTTAATACCTGGATGAGCCCCGATTCCTCCCACCCATCATTGCCTGTGGTTCGCAGTCCAAGGCCAGGAGAGGAGCATATGTATTTGGAGGATGTGCAGACAGATGAGGACAAACTCAACGGCAGCATGCTCTCCTCAGCCTCCACCTTTCTGCCCTTCGTGTCTGATCTGGATCCACAGGCAACTCACTCTGACAGTGAAGACGAGACAGAGACATTTGAACCCGACTCCCTGGCTCCAAAGCGGCCAGCACAGCacaaaaagcacaacacaaacaagacacatCATTCTCCCCCAGTGGATAAACGAGAGAGGGGTCCTGAAGAGGATACTATTTCTGGTACTGCCACAACAGCTGGAACTCTAGAGGTCAGAGTTAGCACACCGCAAAATGATCTGGAAACGCCATGTGACTTTGGTAAAGCAGAGATGAAAGAAGCCCCCAAGCAGGAAGAAGTTGGGACGTGTGCCAGTAAATCAAGTTTGATGGAAGCAGACAAGGCAGCGGTTAAAATACAGTCATGGTGGAGGGGACAGCACACACGCTGTTGTCACCCCATGGCCAGAGAGGTGCGCAGTGAAATACGTCTGCGCAGGATGCAAGAACACATTGTCTTCCTGACTGAAAGGTTTGACAG GATGCAGCAGCAGTATGAAGAAGAGAGGTTACAAAGGCTGGTTCAGGAGGAAGCCGTTAAGTTTCTGTGGAAAGAG CTCCAGTCTATGCAGCAATGGAAACAAtctgtggagcagcagctggcctGCATTACTCGGGCTGCTATCCCTCCTCAGATCTTGGCTCCTGGATTATGTGCAGCTGCCCCGCTTGTTGCATCCAGCAAGACAAACCCACCCAGCACAGATGTGTCTTTCCCAGACTCCGGCTTCCAGTCAAGTGATcagcaggcagtgcaggaggACAGCTTCCTGAGCAGCGGGACAGCAGACTCACTGAAGACAGTACGAGCACTGAGCCCTGTTCGTATTGATGGCGAGGACAGCGCAGACTGCAGCCTGTTGGAGCAGTACCTCTCCTctgtgcagcagagggaggaggaggctgaggaggtgATCAGTGACAGAACAGAAACGCCACAACCCTCCTCACCAACATCACCCAGCAAAACAGCACAGTCCAACTCCCCCCAGCAGAAGGCAGCAGACAACCAATCAGAAGTGCAAAGAATGGAGGAAACCACTCCTGGCCCTGTTTGA
- the rpl24 gene encoding 60S ribosomal protein L24 encodes MKVELCSFSGYKIYPGHGRRYARIDGKVFQFLNAKCESAFLAKRNPRQINWTVLYRRKHKKGQSEEVAKKRTRRAVKFQRAITGASLAEIMAKRNQKPEVRKAQREQAIRAAKEAKKAKQAAKKPAAPSAKASTKTAQKPKIAKPMKISAPRVGGKR; translated from the exons ATGAA GGTCGAGTTGTGCAGTTTCAGCGGGTATAAAATATACCCCGGCCATGGCCGCCGATACGCCAGGATAGACGGAAAG GTGTTCCAGTTCCTGAACGCCAAATGTGAGTCTGCCTTCCTGGCCAAGAGGAACCCTAGACAGATCAACTGGACTGTGCTGTACAGACGCAAGCACAAGAAGGGCCAGTCT GAAGAGGTGGCTAAGAAGCGTACCCGCCGCGCAGTGAAATTCCAGAGGGCCATCACTGGGGCCTCCCTGGCTGAGATTATGGCCAAGAGAAACCAGAAGCCCGAGGTCCGCAAGGCCCAGAGGGAGCAGGCCATCAG AGCTGCCAAGGAGGCCAAGAAGGCGAAGCAGGCAGCCAAGAAGCCCGCTGCTCCAAGTGCAAAG gcCTCTACCAAGACTGCACAGAAACCCAAGATCGCTAAGCCCATGAAGATCAGCGCACCCCGTGTCGGAGGAAAACGCTAA